Proteins co-encoded in one Bremerella sp. TYQ1 genomic window:
- a CDS encoding iron chelate uptake ABC transporter family permease subunit — translation MDTLYQLFVEPFVGNSYLFRAVVAGSLVAISSGLIGCLIILRRMAFLGDAISHSMLAGVTGGYLLMKVIYGEEAHFAAMIVGALIAGFSTVMLVSFVSRVSRIKEDTAIGIMYTGIFALGGALASMFSHYIHLDLLHFVMGDVLAVDSERLWMMAGVTAVVMFVIILWYRQLLLTAFDPIMAASIGLPVLLIHMLMTTCTSLVVVSAVQIVGVILVVGLLITPAATAYLLTNKLSHMMALSALFGVTSVVCGVYLSVWLNVATSSPIVLFSTFQFMMVLVFSPKFGLLSNWIRKRAAIPHTLAEDILGCMRRSEGKLTPLATIIANVPTDGQRLRATLDRMVSRGLIEPHPSDEYELTDAGELEAKRLMRAHRIWEAYLARLGTPEEEIHDRAHLLEHVNDEAAVDYLDDRLGHPITDPHGQEIPEDFVHLVPGKEVSASLLREGHIGEVTHVDENLEVNVSLGDQLTTGPRTDNEQTWNFLVNGQRQIDVDHDQADAIIVRLISTNEHVS, via the coding sequence GTGGATACGTTGTACCAACTTTTTGTCGAGCCCTTTGTCGGAAATAGCTATCTATTTCGCGCCGTTGTAGCAGGTAGCCTGGTCGCTATTTCTTCGGGCCTGATCGGCTGCTTGATTATCTTGCGCCGCATGGCGTTTCTGGGTGATGCTATTTCGCATTCGATGCTTGCAGGCGTCACCGGTGGTTACCTCTTAATGAAGGTAATTTACGGAGAGGAAGCGCACTTCGCAGCCATGATTGTTGGTGCGTTAATCGCTGGATTCAGTACCGTCATGCTTGTCAGCTTTGTTTCGCGCGTCTCGCGGATCAAAGAAGACACGGCGATTGGCATCATGTACACGGGGATCTTTGCGTTAGGTGGCGCGTTAGCGAGTATGTTCTCTCACTATATTCATCTCGATTTGTTGCACTTCGTGATGGGAGACGTTCTCGCGGTTGATTCAGAACGGCTATGGATGATGGCAGGCGTAACGGCTGTCGTGATGTTCGTCATCATTCTGTGGTACCGCCAACTGCTTTTGACGGCATTCGACCCGATCATGGCTGCTTCGATTGGTTTGCCGGTGTTGTTAATTCATATGTTGATGACCACCTGCACGTCGCTAGTTGTGGTGAGCGCCGTGCAAATTGTTGGTGTTATTCTTGTCGTGGGACTTCTGATCACACCTGCGGCGACAGCCTATTTGTTAACCAACAAGCTTAGTCACATGATGGCACTGTCGGCACTATTTGGGGTAACGAGTGTCGTTTGCGGAGTTTACCTTTCTGTGTGGCTAAACGTAGCGACCAGTTCACCGATTGTGTTATTCAGCACGTTTCAGTTCATGATGGTGCTGGTATTCTCGCCGAAGTTTGGATTGCTATCCAACTGGATAAGAAAAAGAGCAGCAATTCCGCATACGCTGGCTGAAGATATTCTTGGCTGCATGCGGCGTAGCGAGGGGAAGCTCACTCCGCTGGCCACGATCATCGCCAATGTGCCAACCGATGGGCAGAGACTTCGAGCAACGCTTGACCGAATGGTAAGTCGAGGATTGATCGAGCCACACCCGAGCGACGAGTACGAATTGACGGATGCTGGTGAGTTAGAAGCCAAGCGACTGATGCGTGCGCATCGCATTTGGGAAGCTTATTTGGCTAGGCTAGGTACTCCTGAGGAAGAAATCCACGATCGAGCCCATCTGCTCGAGCATGTCAACGACGAAGCTGCCGTGGACTATCTAGACGACCGTTTAGGTCACCCCATTACCGACCCTCACGGCCAAGAGATTCCAGAAGACTTTGTACACCTCGTTCCAGGCAAGGAAGTCTCGGCAAGTCTGCTCCGTGAAGGGCACATCGGCGAAGTTACCCACGTTGATGAGAACTTGGAAGTGAATGTTTCGTTGGGCGATCAATTGACGACCGGTCCGCGAACCGACAACGAGCAAACCTGGAACTTTCTGGTCAACGGCCAACGTCAAATCGATGTCGACCACGATCAGGCCGATGCCATCATCGTACGATTGATTTCGACGAATGAACATGTCTCGTAA
- a CDS encoding DUF2304 domain-containing protein, with translation MILFQWVCLIIIGCVLLFDIARAIRKKRLNWRRSLRISVWLAALLGILYPDMVSRFAQSVGIGRGADVILYLVTLVFIATTFYFYSRYLRLQRQITDLTRYLAIHEARRPELENIDQDC, from the coding sequence ATGATTCTTTTTCAGTGGGTGTGCCTGATTATTATCGGCTGCGTACTGCTCTTTGATATCGCAAGAGCAATTCGTAAAAAGCGACTGAACTGGAGACGCTCGCTCCGAATTTCCGTTTGGCTTGCGGCTTTGCTAGGAATTCTTTACCCCGACATGGTTTCCCGTTTTGCTCAAAGCGTCGGTATCGGTCGCGGGGCAGACGTAATTCTGTACTTGGTTACGCTGGTATTCATCGCGACGACGTTCTACTTCTATTCGCGATATCTCCGACTACAACGCCAGATTACCGACCTGACGCGTTACCTTGCGATTCATGAAGCACGTCGGCCTGAGCTAGAAAACATCGATCAAGACTGCTGA
- a CDS encoding peptidase, giving the protein MGIEHELSSCPAPWAAFRLTADGSLPFSFQVYPMPTRREAILLGSSIALSISGAFPSPAVHASDKSDSKKIIGPAGFEFEITHDWPDLPAKYQWQTTHNVAVDEEQNLYVIHEGRADLKDHPSIFVFDKDGKFIRAFGEQFQGGGHGIEVRKEGNEEFLYVCAYQQVKSFAKLTKQGETLWEKRAPMESGVYAEGEAANPEKVWGRDRFMPTNFAFLENGDFYLADGYGSFFIHHYDKEGNWKAKFGGPGKGKGTFATPHGIWIDARKKDNPQTVVCDRAHHTLQVFDADGTNTKTVSGFGLPANLDTWNDWMIVPELHARLSILDTDYNVLAQLGDDVKRVTSDRSLRTQPNNWQLGKFVHPHDACFDANGNIFVAEWVSTGRVSKMTRLT; this is encoded by the coding sequence TTGGGCATAGAACATGAATTATCGTCATGTCCTGCCCCTTGGGCCGCGTTCAGGCTAACCGCCGACGGTTCTCTCCCCTTCTCTTTTCAAGTCTACCCCATGCCTACACGTCGCGAAGCAATTCTTCTCGGTTCGTCAATTGCATTGTCGATATCGGGGGCGTTCCCATCTCCCGCTGTTCATGCAAGCGATAAATCAGATTCCAAAAAAATTATTGGCCCCGCCGGTTTTGAGTTTGAGATTACCCACGACTGGCCGGACTTACCGGCAAAGTATCAGTGGCAAACAACGCACAATGTGGCGGTCGATGAAGAGCAAAATCTCTATGTAATCCACGAAGGCAGAGCCGATCTTAAAGACCATCCATCCATCTTTGTGTTCGACAAAGACGGCAAGTTTATTCGGGCGTTTGGAGAACAGTTTCAGGGAGGCGGCCACGGAATAGAAGTTCGCAAAGAAGGCAATGAAGAGTTTCTCTACGTTTGTGCCTATCAACAAGTCAAATCGTTTGCCAAACTCACGAAGCAGGGCGAAACCCTTTGGGAGAAACGTGCTCCCATGGAGTCTGGAGTTTATGCGGAAGGAGAAGCTGCCAACCCAGAGAAAGTTTGGGGGCGAGACCGCTTCATGCCGACGAACTTTGCATTCTTAGAGAACGGAGATTTCTATCTTGCCGATGGCTACGGCTCGTTCTTTATCCACCACTACGACAAAGAGGGGAATTGGAAAGCGAAATTCGGTGGTCCCGGCAAGGGAAAAGGAACCTTTGCGACGCCGCACGGAATTTGGATCGATGCTCGCAAAAAGGACAACCCACAAACGGTTGTCTGTGATCGAGCTCATCATACGCTGCAAGTTTTTGATGCAGACGGTACGAACACGAAAACTGTAAGTGGATTTGGATTGCCGGCAAATTTAGATACATGGAATGATTGGATGATCGTTCCCGAGTTGCATGCCCGTTTGTCCATACTTGATACAGACTACAACGTCCTTGCGCAGCTTGGAGACGACGTGAAACGTGTCACCTCCGATCGGAGCTTACGTACCCAACCCAACAATTGGCAGTTAGGCAAATTTGTTCATCCACACGACGCCTGCTTTGACGCGAACGGAAATATATTTGTTGCCGAATGGGTTTCGACAGGTCGTGTTTCAAAGATGACACGGCTAACGTAA
- a CDS encoding metal ABC transporter ATP-binding protein, translated as MITAGTSPSTADSTVPAIEVEHLTVSYGAVPALLDVSFAIPQGQLVGIIGPNGSGKSTLIKAILGFLRPDVGSVRIFGTPVERTRKLVAYVPQRGSVDWDFPVTVEEVAMMGRYGNIPWWQWGPSSKDREIVDEALSIVRMDNLRKRQIGELSGGQQQRVFMARALAQGARVVLLDEPFAGVDAATERAILNVLENAKQSGRTLVVVHHDLATAAEFFDALILLKQRLFAFGTPLQILQPELLSEVYDGNVRAFEHLRRVVEETSK; from the coding sequence ATGATCACCGCGGGCACCTCGCCTTCAACAGCCGATAGCACAGTCCCAGCAATTGAAGTCGAGCACCTGACTGTCAGTTACGGCGCTGTCCCTGCCCTTTTGGACGTCTCGTTTGCCATTCCTCAAGGCCAGCTAGTAGGGATCATTGGCCCCAATGGCTCAGGAAAGTCGACGTTAATCAAAGCGATTTTGGGGTTCCTGCGTCCGGACGTCGGTTCTGTTCGTATTTTCGGGACACCTGTTGAGCGAACTCGCAAATTAGTTGCTTACGTCCCACAGCGAGGAAGCGTGGACTGGGATTTTCCAGTTACCGTGGAAGAGGTCGCCATGATGGGGCGATACGGCAACATTCCTTGGTGGCAATGGGGGCCTTCCTCGAAAGACCGCGAGATTGTTGACGAGGCGTTGTCGATCGTGCGAATGGATAACCTTCGTAAACGGCAAATCGGTGAATTGTCAGGTGGGCAACAACAGCGCGTGTTCATGGCAAGAGCATTGGCCCAGGGCGCCCGTGTCGTTTTACTGGACGAACCGTTCGCAGGCGTGGACGCTGCTACGGAAAGAGCGATCTTAAACGTTCTTGAAAACGCCAAGCAGTCTGGTCGTACCCTTGTAGTTGTGCACCATGATTTGGCAACGGCGGCAGAGTTCTTCGACGCTTTGATCTTGCTAAAGCAACGGCTTTTCGCGTTTGGAACACCGCTTCAGATCCTTCAGCCAGAATTGCTGAGCGAGGTTTATGACGGCAACGTTCGCGCGTTCGAGCACCTGCGTCGCGTGGTCGAGGAGACGTCGAAATAG
- a CDS encoding metal ABC transporter solute-binding protein, Zn/Mn family gives MEVKCVLAPGQDPHLYEKKPGDAQLVSTADLCLENGWHLEGNNWMQKLASQTGRPIVSCVEGCAALDIPEMGSEIRDPHAWFSCANAAVYVRNIRDAVIKLDPEHEDEYRSRAALYLDELRTLNSWILREINKIPVERRVLVTSHDAFNYFCKTYGLRPATPVGWSTGDEVGAGITPERRQKTIDSIREHHVPAIFVETSVNPTMVREIAKEAGVEIGGELYSDSMGPSGTAGETYMGMMRENVITIVQALK, from the coding sequence ATGGAGGTGAAGTGCGTCCTTGCACCAGGGCAAGATCCGCATCTGTATGAAAAGAAACCAGGCGATGCTCAGCTTGTGAGTACGGCTGACTTATGTCTTGAAAACGGATGGCATCTAGAAGGTAATAACTGGATGCAAAAACTGGCCAGCCAGACAGGCCGTCCAATTGTCAGCTGTGTTGAAGGTTGCGCAGCACTGGATATCCCAGAAATGGGTTCCGAGATTCGCGACCCGCACGCATGGTTCTCTTGTGCTAATGCCGCAGTGTATGTCCGCAATATTCGAGATGCGGTGATTAAGCTCGACCCAGAACATGAAGATGAATACCGAAGCCGTGCGGCTCTCTACCTCGATGAGCTGAGAACATTGAACAGTTGGATTCTTCGGGAGATCAACAAGATTCCGGTCGAGCGACGCGTGCTGGTGACCAGCCACGATGCCTTTAATTATTTCTGCAAGACCTACGGATTACGTCCAGCAACTCCGGTCGGCTGGTCAACTGGAGATGAAGTAGGAGCTGGTATTACTCCTGAGCGTCGACAAAAAACAATCGACTCGATTCGAGAACACCATGTTCCTGCCATCTTTGTCGAAACCTCCGTTAATCCGACCATGGTTCGTGAAATTGCTAAAGAGGCTGGCGTTGAAATTGGTGGCGAACTTTATTCAGACTCGATGGGGCCAAGCGGTACCGCAGGGGAGACCTACATGGGGATGATGCGAGAAAACGTAATCACGATTGTTCAGGCACTGAAATAG
- a CDS encoding tetratricopeptide repeat protein: MAMFYLLTLYLLLRGTESNRPWAWYLGSITCCWLGMGAKEIMVTIPLVAILFDCTLLSSNWSEPLKRRWWVHLLFIIPAVLLFVDITPAFSSGTGSNTAVFGANETATPWLYIWTQSGVILHYIRLSFWPDYLTFDYDWPVANSPNEYLWPAITIWTILGLSFWLLFKRPPIGFVALSFFFVLAPTSSVVPIVDVAFEHRMYLPLASLCVLLAIGLSWVIAKWKKNESLEIQYATIFLIAIALAIPLGMRTIYRNADYVSEIALWKSVVQSRPSNLRANHNLAQELRKQDRVQEAEQHLLDSIAYCEQHGYETFTLHGDLAELYVYVGRFDQALKRFQTALDAADHFQNKRLSKYRQLVRDRQLAETRTSYGALLNLLGNPLEAAEQFDLAIELRPDVANWYVMSGDAHRKAGHLQIAVTRWKRALEMDRSRKDVRRDYALLLAESGDYEQAASHLQKIAQEQPDDVPVKFQLAKIHAAAPMETIRDPFQAIAASETLMKSHSQFAAEIASLRVLALGNSGQFDAAIEQIDSLLSSTPKSDQQTTRQLNEMRAHFKQHELFLLSEMD; encoded by the coding sequence ATGGCCATGTTCTATTTGTTGACTCTGTACCTACTTTTGCGTGGAACAGAGTCAAACCGACCCTGGGCATGGTATCTCGGCAGTATTACCTGCTGTTGGCTTGGTATGGGCGCCAAAGAGATCATGGTAACGATTCCACTCGTTGCCATTTTGTTCGACTGTACGCTGCTTTCGTCGAATTGGTCTGAGCCTTTGAAACGCCGGTGGTGGGTTCATTTGCTTTTCATTATTCCCGCTGTGCTTTTGTTCGTTGATATTACACCGGCCTTTAGTTCTGGCACTGGTTCCAATACAGCTGTTTTCGGAGCAAATGAAACTGCAACGCCGTGGCTCTACATCTGGACTCAATCGGGCGTGATTCTCCATTACATCCGGCTCTCGTTTTGGCCGGACTACCTTACCTTCGATTATGACTGGCCGGTAGCAAATTCGCCCAACGAATATCTTTGGCCAGCCATCACGATCTGGACAATCCTCGGGTTATCGTTCTGGCTGCTATTTAAGCGCCCTCCGATAGGCTTCGTGGCTCTGTCGTTTTTCTTTGTATTGGCACCCACCTCAAGCGTCGTTCCTATTGTCGACGTCGCATTCGAGCATCGCATGTACTTACCGCTGGCAAGTCTTTGCGTGTTGCTCGCCATCGGATTGTCTTGGGTAATAGCAAAATGGAAAAAGAACGAGTCCCTCGAAATACAGTACGCGACTATTTTTCTGATCGCAATCGCCTTGGCCATCCCGCTGGGTATGCGAACCATCTATCGAAATGCCGACTATGTTTCTGAGATAGCGTTGTGGAAATCAGTTGTCCAATCACGCCCTTCTAATCTACGAGCCAATCACAATCTTGCTCAGGAGCTCCGCAAGCAAGACCGGGTCCAGGAAGCGGAGCAGCACCTCCTTGATTCAATCGCCTACTGCGAACAGCATGGCTACGAGACGTTTACACTCCATGGTGATCTGGCAGAACTTTATGTCTATGTAGGGCGATTCGACCAGGCCTTAAAGCGTTTTCAAACGGCACTGGATGCGGCCGATCATTTTCAAAACAAAAGGCTGAGCAAGTATCGGCAGCTAGTTCGTGATCGCCAGTTAGCAGAAACCAGGACGAGCTATGGAGCCTTGTTGAACCTACTAGGAAATCCATTGGAAGCAGCTGAGCAATTCGATCTAGCTATCGAATTGCGACCTGATGTTGCCAATTGGTACGTAATGTCAGGAGACGCACATCGAAAAGCAGGCCATCTTCAAATCGCGGTTACGCGTTGGAAGCGAGCTCTGGAAATGGATAGATCTCGCAAAGATGTTCGCCGAGATTATGCCCTGCTCTTAGCAGAAAGCGGAGATTACGAACAGGCCGCGAGTCACTTGCAAAAGATCGCGCAAGAGCAACCAGACGACGTTCCCGTAAAATTTCAATTAGCGAAGATTCACGCCGCCGCTCCAATGGAAACCATCAGAGACCCCTTTCAAGCAATTGCAGCGAGCGAAACGTTAATGAAATCTCACTCGCAGTTTGCCGCTGAAATAGCGTCGCTTCGCGTCCTTGCGCTGGGAAATTCTGGACAGTTTGATGCAGCCATCGAGCAAATTGACTCGTTGCTTTCTTCGACTCCGAAATCGGACCAACAAACAACTCGGCAACTAAATGAGATGCGTGCTCATTTCAAGCAACACGAGTTGTTTTTGCTATCTGAAATGGATTAG
- a CDS encoding PQQ-binding-like beta-propeller repeat protein — protein sequence MKRFNFLAFAVASTLACFTYPAVGLSAEHDANWSNWRGPNFDGSSTVATPPVKWSEEDNIRWKVAVSGKGSSSPVIWGDKLFLLSAVPVEGAEPEEAESEPAPSAENRGPERPTRDAGERPSGRDAGPGDRPGRRGRSGGPGGRGGFGRRESPSTPVEFTVFCLDKTSGKQLWSQIAVTAVPHEAGHNTNTFASSSAVTNGEILVAFFGSRGIFCYDLDGELLWQKDLGEQQTRNAFGEGSTPALYQDTIIVPWDHEGESFVAAFHAKTGDELWKVERDEATSWATPVVTKRNDVTQVILNGSTKVRSYDLKTGKLIWECGGQATNPIATPIIYNGTAICMTGYRGYAVYAISLDAKGDVTDNDDFIAWSRSDVGPYIASATLWKDRLYVTKSRDGVIYCLDANTGETIYGPERVPECSTLYSSLVAGGDRIYVSDRDGTTAVLKAGPDYDVLSVNQLNEGIDASLALLGNQIYLRGSDHLYCIEAASK from the coding sequence ATGAAGCGATTCAACTTCCTCGCATTCGCCGTCGCATCCACACTGGCGTGTTTCACCTACCCTGCTGTTGGGTTATCGGCGGAGCATGATGCCAATTGGTCTAATTGGCGCGGACCGAATTTTGACGGATCTTCGACCGTTGCCACTCCTCCCGTAAAATGGAGCGAGGAAGACAACATCCGCTGGAAGGTAGCCGTTTCTGGAAAAGGAAGCTCCTCTCCGGTAATCTGGGGCGATAAGCTATTTCTGCTATCTGCTGTACCTGTCGAGGGTGCCGAACCTGAAGAAGCTGAAAGCGAGCCTGCTCCAAGTGCAGAAAATCGAGGTCCCGAGCGACCGACGCGGGATGCAGGAGAGCGTCCCAGTGGCCGAGACGCTGGTCCGGGTGATCGTCCTGGCCGTCGGGGGCGTTCCGGAGGACCAGGTGGCCGAGGCGGATTTGGAAGACGCGAATCTCCTTCGACTCCGGTAGAGTTCACGGTGTTCTGCCTTGATAAGACGAGCGGCAAACAGCTTTGGTCTCAAATTGCGGTAACAGCGGTTCCTCACGAAGCAGGCCACAATACAAACACTTTTGCTTCCTCGTCTGCTGTGACCAACGGAGAGATTCTCGTAGCCTTCTTCGGTTCTCGAGGGATCTTCTGCTACGATCTCGATGGCGAACTTTTGTGGCAGAAAGACCTCGGAGAGCAACAAACTCGAAACGCTTTCGGAGAAGGCAGCACTCCCGCTCTTTACCAAGACACCATCATCGTTCCGTGGGATCATGAAGGTGAATCATTCGTGGCGGCCTTCCATGCCAAAACGGGAGATGAGCTCTGGAAAGTCGAACGAGACGAAGCGACTAGTTGGGCCACGCCAGTGGTCACCAAGCGTAATGACGTCACTCAAGTCATTCTCAATGGGTCGACAAAAGTTCGCAGCTACGACCTGAAAACAGGAAAGCTAATCTGGGAATGTGGAGGCCAGGCAACTAATCCGATTGCAACGCCAATTATCTATAACGGCACCGCAATCTGTATGACCGGATATCGCGGCTACGCTGTCTACGCGATCAGCCTCGATGCCAAGGGAGACGTTACTGATAACGACGATTTCATTGCCTGGAGTCGATCGGACGTGGGCCCTTACATTGCCTCAGCGACACTCTGGAAAGACCGACTCTACGTAACCAAGTCGCGCGATGGTGTTATCTACTGTCTCGATGCGAATACCGGAGAGACGATATACGGTCCAGAACGCGTTCCCGAATGTTCGACTCTTTATTCATCGCTAGTAGCTGGCGGTGATCGAATTTACGTTTCGGACCGCGACGGAACCACAGCGGTATTAAAAGCAGGTCCTGACTACGATGTTCTCTCGGTTAACCAGCTAAATGAAGGAATTGATGCGTCGTTGGCATTGCTGGGCAATCAAATTTACCTCCGGGGCTCTGATCACCTCTACTGTATTGAAGCGGCCTCCAAATAG
- a CDS encoding glycosyltransferase family 2 protein, with amino-acid sequence MLAEQRGSFGTDISNVWIVVPAYNEADRIARTVTSLTSSFSNVIVVDDGSRDGTFDSICQLPVWALRHPINLGQGAALQTGIDFAMRHGAEIVVTFDADGQHDAQDIERLIEPISSARADVSLGSRFLGKEAVNMPASRKIILKLGVLFTRIFSQIQVTDTHNGLRAFSRSAASQIRITQNRMAHASEILDQIQYLGLRFEEVPVTVHYCEMVLEKGQQNSAAVKVAAQFLLGRIVR; translated from the coding sequence ATGCTCGCCGAGCAACGAGGGAGCTTCGGCACAGACATCTCCAATGTCTGGATAGTCGTACCTGCCTACAACGAAGCCGATCGAATCGCGCGCACCGTCACTTCGTTGACGAGTAGCTTCTCCAACGTGATTGTCGTTGACGATGGGTCGCGCGACGGTACGTTCGACAGCATATGCCAGTTGCCGGTTTGGGCCCTTCGCCATCCGATCAATTTAGGGCAGGGAGCTGCCCTGCAGACCGGCATCGACTTTGCGATGCGGCATGGAGCGGAAATTGTCGTCACATTTGACGCAGACGGTCAACACGATGCCCAAGACATCGAACGTCTGATTGAACCGATTAGTTCGGCGCGGGCCGATGTATCACTTGGATCTCGCTTTCTCGGCAAAGAAGCCGTGAACATGCCTGCTAGTCGCAAGATTATCTTGAAGCTGGGCGTCCTCTTCACAAGGATCTTCTCCCAAATTCAAGTTACTGACACGCACAACGGTCTTCGGGCCTTCTCGCGTTCTGCGGCAAGCCAAATTCGCATCACGCAAAACCGAATGGCCCATGCGTCCGAGATTTTAGACCAAATTCAATATCTGGGCCTGCGTTTTGAGGAAGTTCCGGTAACTGTTCACTACTGTGAAATGGTCCTGGAAAAGGGCCAACAGAACTCAGCCGCGGTTAAAGTCGCCGCTCAATTTCTGCTTGGAAGGATTGTGCGATGA